The Elaeis guineensis isolate ETL-2024a chromosome 13, EG11, whole genome shotgun sequence genome includes a region encoding these proteins:
- the LOC105056366 gene encoding transmembrane 9 superfamily member 3: protein MGKKAMSPAAVAALLLFLGIAGVVSDASDHRYKPEDPVPLYANKVGPFQNPSETYRYFDLPFCTPEHVTEKKEDLGEVLNGDRLVVAPYKLDFRVDQDSQVVCKKQLTKEDVAKFRNAVIKDYYFQMYYDDLPIWGFIGKVDKEGRDPSEYKYFLYKHIHFDILYNNDRVIEINVHTDPNALVDVTEDRDIEVEFLYSVKWKETTTPFSKRMDKYSQSSSLPHHLEIHWFSIINSCVTVLLLTGFLATILMRVLKNDFVKYAHDEESADDQEETGWKYIHGDVFRFPKNKSLFAACLGSGTQLFALTVFIFILALVGVFYPYNRGALFTALVVIYALTSGVAGYTATSFYFQLEGTNWVRNLLLTGCLFCGPLFLMFCFLNTVAIVYSATAALPFGTIVVIALIWTLVTAPLLVLGGIAGKNSKTEFQAPCRTTKYPREIPPLPWYRGTIPQMAMAGFLPFSAIYIELYYIFASVWGHRIYTIYSILFIVFIILLVVTAFITIALTYFQLAAEDHEWWWRAFLCGGSTGLFIYGYCLYYYYARSDMSGFMQTSFFFGYMACICYGFFLMLGMVGFRAALLFVRHIYRSIKCE, encoded by the exons atgggaaaGAAGGCCATGTCTCCGGCGGCGGTGGCGGCTCTGCTGCTGTTTTTGGGAATCGCTGGAGTCGTGTCGGACGCCTCCGATCACCGGTACAAGCCTGAGGATCCGGTCCCCCTCTACGCCAACAAGGTTGGCCCCTTCCAAAACCCTAG CGAGACCTATCGGTACTTTGATCTGCCCTTCTGCACCCCAG AACACGTGACCGAGAAAAAAGAAGATCTTGGTGAGGTTTTGAATGGGGACCGCCTGGTTGTTGCCCCATACAAGCTtgattttcgtgtggatcaagATTCCCAAGTGGTCTGCAAGAAACAGCTCACAAAAGAAGATGTAGCCAAGTTCAGGAATGCAGTCATCAAGGATTACTATTTTCAGATGTATTATGATGACCTCCCTATTTGGGGATTTATTGGGAAGGTTGACAAGGAAGGAAGGGACCCAAGTGAGTACAAGTACTTCCTTTACAAGCATATCCACTTTGACATTCTCTACAACAATGACCGTGTGATTGAGATTAATGTCCATACGGATCCCAATGCACTGGTGGATGTCACGGAGGATAGGGATATTGAAGTAGAGTTTCTATATTCTGTGAAGTGGAAAGAGACAACCACACCCTTCAGCAAGAGAATGGATAAGTACTCGCAGTCCTCTTCGCTGCCACACCACTTGGAGATACATTGGTTTTCAATAATAAATTCATGTGTCACAGTTCTTCTCTTGACTGGCTTTCTTGCCACAATTCTGATGCGAGTGCTGAAGAATGATTTCGTCAA gtatgctcatgATGAGGAGTCAGCTGATGACCAGGAAGAGACTGGGTGGAAGTATATCCATGGGGATGTCTTTAGGTTCCCAAAGAACAAGTCACTTTTTGCTGCTTGTCTTGGTTCTGGCACTCAGTTATTTGCTCT CacggtttttatttttattcttgcaCTGGTTGGGGTATTCTACCCTTACAATCGTGGAGCTCTTTTTACTGCTCTGGTGGTCATCTATGCACTTACGTCAGGCGTTGCTGGTTACACTGCTACCTCTTTCTATTTTCAGCTTGAAGGGACAAACTGG GTGAGGAATTTGCTTTTGACAGGATGCCTGTTCTGTGGGCCTCTCTTCCTGATGTTTTGCTTCCTGAATACTGTTGCCATTGTTTATAGTGCTACTGCAGCATTACCATTTGGCACAATTGTTGTTATTGCTCTCATATGGACACTGGTGACTGCTCCTTTGCTTGTTTTGGGTGGAATTGCTGGTAAAAACAGCAAGACAGAGTTCCAAGCTCCTTGTCGTACCACCAAGTATCCTAGAGAGATTCCACCATTGCCATGGTATCGAGGAACTATCCCACAGATGGCAATGGCTGGCTTTCTGCCATTCAGCGCCATCTACATTGAGCTTTACTATATATTTGCCAGTGTGTGGGGCCACAGGATTTACACCATCTATAGCATTCTCTTTATAGTTTTCATCATTCTCCTCGTTGTCACTGCTTTCATTACCATAGCTTTGACCTACTTTCAACTGGCTGCTGAAGATCATGAATGGTGGTGGAG GGCATTCCTTTGTGGAGGATCAACTGGCTTGTTTATTTACGGATACTGCTTGTACTACTACTATGCTCGCTCAGATATGTCAGGTTTCATGCAAACTTCTTTCTTCTTTGGGTATATGGCGTGCATCTGCTATGGTTTCTTCTTAATGCTCGGGATGGTGGGCTTCCGTGCTGCCTTGCTGTTTGTCCGTCACATATACCGGTCCATCAAGTGCGAGTAG